One window of Sphingomonas sp. KC8 genomic DNA carries:
- a CDS encoding cation:proton antiporter domain-containing protein — MTEEHVTTLLVRDGVVLLGAGLVLVILFRRLGLGAVLGYLVAGALIGPQGLGLVGDAESKLGIAELGIVLLLFIVGLDLHPSRLLRLRRDIFGLGLAQVVLCGVALAAFLSVSTEFSTAAVLALGLPLALSSTAQVLPMLRSAGRLNTPFGEKSFSILLFQDLSIVPLITIIAALSRAPADASAPPGWLLAVYTVGAIIGLVLAGRYILNPLFRLIGGLGERELFVAAGLFTVLAAAAVMEALHLSTALGAFIAGVMLADSPYRHELEADVEPFRTLLLGLFFIAVGMMLDLNAIATRPLFVLSLAAAVVIIKTGVIFGLARLFGVATRQAFALGLLLSQGGEFAFVLFGQAQSAQLIAPEAASLFGAVVTLSMATTPFLMMLSRRFTGEPAPREDMEGPADRPEGTAILVGYGRFGQTVAQMLMAKSIDVTVIDNQPETIDRSSGFGMKVYYGDGRRLDLLRQAGADKARAIIYCVDDRLLDKEGLKSALDTFPQAAVLVRAYDRRSLIRLDGLDIAGSVREMFESAVLMGRKALEAVGVELDEINRVEREYRDRDAIRLEMQSKSGDLHTAKDMMFGPNNPMEGNERA, encoded by the coding sequence ATGACCGAGGAACATGTCACCACATTGCTGGTGCGCGACGGCGTTGTGCTGCTGGGTGCGGGGCTGGTGCTGGTCATCCTGTTTCGCAGGCTCGGTCTGGGCGCGGTGCTGGGCTATCTGGTTGCCGGGGCGTTGATCGGCCCGCAGGGTTTGGGCCTTGTCGGCGATGCCGAAAGCAAGCTGGGGATCGCCGAACTGGGCATCGTCCTGCTGCTGTTCATTGTCGGGCTGGATTTGCACCCGAGCCGTCTGCTCCGCCTGCGCCGCGACATTTTTGGGCTGGGGCTGGCGCAGGTGGTGCTGTGCGGTGTCGCGCTGGCGGCATTTTTGAGTGTTTCGACGGAGTTTTCGACTGCGGCGGTACTGGCGCTCGGCCTGCCGCTGGCCTTGTCATCGACTGCGCAGGTACTGCCGATGCTGCGTTCCGCCGGGCGGCTGAACACGCCGTTCGGGGAAAAAAGCTTTTCGATCCTGTTGTTTCAGGATCTGTCGATCGTTCCACTGATCACGATCATTGCGGCGCTGTCGCGTGCGCCGGCAGATGCGTCGGCGCCGCCGGGCTGGCTGCTTGCGGTGTATACGGTTGGGGCGATCATCGGGCTGGTGCTGGCCGGGCGCTACATCCTCAACCCGCTGTTCCGGCTGATCGGTGGACTGGGCGAGCGCGAACTGTTCGTCGCCGCCGGCCTGTTCACCGTGCTGGCCGCCGCCGCCGTGATGGAGGCGCTGCACCTGTCGACGGCGCTGGGCGCCTTTATCGCGGGCGTGATGCTGGCGGATTCGCCTTACCGGCATGAACTGGAGGCGGATGTCGAACCATTCCGCACCTTGCTGCTCGGGCTGTTCTTCATCGCGGTCGGCATGATGCTGGACCTGAACGCGATCGCGACCCGGCCGCTGTTCGTGCTGTCGCTGGCGGCGGCCGTGGTGATCATCAAGACTGGCGTCATTTTCGGGCTGGCGCGGCTGTTTGGCGTTGCGACCCGGCAGGCCTTTGCCTTGGGACTGTTGCTCAGCCAGGGGGGCGAATTCGCGTTCGTACTGTTCGGGCAGGCCCAGAGTGCACAGTTGATCGCCCCCGAAGCGGCCAGCCTGTTTGGCGCGGTGGTCACGCTGTCGATGGCGACGACACCGTTCCTGATGATGCTATCCCGGCGCTTCACCGGCGAGCCTGCTCCACGCGAAGACATGGAAGGACCGGCCGATCGGCCCGAAGGAACCGCGATCCTCGTCGGTTATGGCCGGTTCGGCCAGACGGTGGCGCAGATGCTGATGGCGAAATCGATCGACGTGACGGTGATCGACAATCAGCCCGAGACGATCGACCGCAGCAGTGGTTTCGGCATGAAGGTCTATTATGGCGATGGCCGTCGGCTCGATCTTTTGCGGCAGGCGGGGGCCGATAAGGCGCGCGCGATCATCTACTGCGTCGATGATCGCTTGCTCGACAAGGAAGGGCTGAAATCGGCGCTGGATACCTTCCCGCAGGCCGCAGTCCTGGTGCGGGCCTATGATCGGCGCTCGCTGATCCGCCTGGATGGCCTCGATATCGCGGGCAGCGTGCGCGAAATGTTTGAATCCGCCGTGCTGATGGGCCGCAAGGCGCTGGAAGCGGTGGGGGTCGAGTTGGACGAGATCAACCGGGTCGAGCGCGAATATCGTGATCGCGATGCGATCCGCCTCGAAATGCAGAGCAAATCGGGGGACCTGCATACCGCCAAGGATATGATGTTCGGTCCCAACAATCCAATGGAAGGAAATGAGCGGGCGTGA
- a CDS encoding DUF423 domain-containing protein produces MGWVAALAGLSGAMAVTAGAFGAHGASGKAVEWLRTGATYQLVHAAAALAIHGLPRGRMPALLMLVGALVFSGTLYAMAFGAPRWLGAVTPLGGIAMIGGWLLLALVALRR; encoded by the coding sequence ATGGGATGGGTTGCCGCGCTGGCCGGGCTTTCGGGCGCGATGGCGGTGACGGCAGGCGCGTTCGGCGCGCATGGTGCATCGGGCAAGGCGGTGGAATGGTTGCGGACGGGGGCTACCTATCAGTTGGTCCATGCCGCCGCCGCGCTTGCCATTCACGGCCTGCCGCGCGGACGGATGCCGGCCCTGTTGATGCTGGTCGGTGCGCTGGTGTTTTCGGGAACGCTCTACGCCATGGCTTTCGGCGCCCCGCGCTGGCTGGGTGCGGTGACGCCGCTTGGCGGGATCGCGATGATCGGCGGGTGGCTGCTCCTCGCGCTTGTCGCCTTGCGGCGGTAG
- a CDS encoding iron-sulfur cluster assembly scaffold protein — MAAALYNNEILRLATAIPHQHRLEDPQASVERRSPVCGSRVTVDVRVDATGRIVALGQEVRACALGQASASLMAAHALGRSVDELVGARDTLTAFLAGDRDDPGDWPGLAIFVPARPYPARHASIRLAFEAVAEAASIAVSMSEPAA, encoded by the coding sequence ATGGCCGCCGCACTGTACAATAATGAGATATTGAGGCTGGCAACGGCCATTCCGCATCAGCATCGTCTGGAAGATCCACAGGCAAGCGTCGAACGGCGATCGCCGGTGTGTGGCAGCCGGGTAACCGTTGATGTGCGGGTGGATGCGACCGGCCGGATCGTGGCGTTGGGGCAGGAGGTGCGCGCTTGCGCCCTTGGCCAGGCGTCCGCATCCCTGATGGCGGCCCATGCGCTGGGCCGGAGCGTGGATGAACTCGTCGGGGCGCGCGATACGCTGACGGCGTTTCTGGCTGGTGATCGCGACGATCCCGGCGATTGGCCGGGGCTGGCGATCTTTGTCCCGGCACGTCCATATCCGGCGCGGCACGCGTCGATCCGGCTGGCGTTCGAAGCCGTGGCGGAAGCGGCTTCCATTGCCGTCAGCATGTCCGAGCCTGCCGCATGA
- a CDS encoding CvpA family protein, with protein MNLTALDIIVLILMGGGAVMGGLRGFVAEMLSLFAWVAAIIAVKIAHGPVTEWLAAPVGTHMGAAVLAFALIFISVFVTGKLLAARMGQQTRQSVLGPVDRVLGFGFGGVKGLILAALLFLAANLASDVISGASSERPEWMRDSRTFPLLNASSRAIVDFVEMRSKNGGAGEKRADKR; from the coding sequence ATGAACCTCACCGCACTTGATATCATCGTCCTCATTCTGATGGGGGGCGGCGCCGTAATGGGTGGTTTGCGCGGCTTCGTCGCCGAAATGCTGTCGCTGTTTGCCTGGGTGGCCGCTATCATCGCGGTGAAAATCGCCCACGGACCTGTTACCGAATGGCTGGCGGCGCCGGTGGGTACGCACATGGGGGCCGCGGTGCTGGCTTTTGCGCTGATCTTCATCTCCGTGTTCGTAACCGGCAAATTGCTGGCCGCGCGGATGGGGCAGCAGACACGGCAATCGGTGCTTGGCCCGGTTGATCGCGTGCTTGGCTTCGGTTTTGGCGGGGTCAAAGGGTTGATCCTTGCCGCGTTGCTGTTCCTGGCGGCAAATTTGGCAAGCGATGTGATTAGTGGCGCTTCGTCGGAACGGCCGGAATGGATGCGGGATTCGCGTACCTTTCCGCTACTCAATGCCAGCAGTCGCGCGATCGTCGATTTCGTCGAAATGCGCAGCAAAAATGGTGGCGCCGGAGAAAAGCGAGCGGACAAGCGATAA
- the hutU gene encoding urocanate hydratase, with protein MTRLDNSRIIRPATGTTLSAKSWLTEAPLRMLMNNLHPDVAERPEELVVYGGIGRAARDWESYDRIVETLKRLEDDQTLLIQSGKPVGVFRTHADAPRVLLANSNLVPHWANWEHFHELDAKGLAMYGQMTAGSWIYIGSQGIVQGTYETFVEMGRQHHGGDLSGKWLLTAGLGGMGGAQPLASVMAGASCLAIECQPSRIEMRLRTGYLDHAASTIDEAMAIIERACADKKAVSVGLLGNAAEILPEMYRRGIRPDLLTDQTSAHDPVNGYLPAGWSLEQWATMRERDPAAVTVAAKQSMAVHVQAMLDFQAAGVPTVDYGNNIRQMALETGVANAFDFPGFVPAYIRPLFCRGIGPFRWVALSGDPEDIARTDAKVKELIPDNPHLHNWLDMAAERIQFQGLPARICWVGLGDRHRLGMAFNEMVASGELKAPIVIGRDHLDSGSVASPNRETEAMADGSDAVSDWPLLNALLNTASGATWVSLHHGGGVGMGFSQHSGMVIVADGTETAARRLERVLWNDPATGVMRHADAGYAIARDCAREQGLDLPGIL; from the coding sequence ATGACCCGCCTCGACAATAGCCGCATCATCCGCCCCGCAACCGGCACCACGCTTTCCGCCAAAAGCTGGCTGACAGAGGCCCCGTTGCGGATGCTGATGAACAACCTCCATCCCGATGTCGCCGAGCGGCCGGAGGAACTGGTGGTCTATGGCGGCATCGGCCGCGCCGCGCGCGACTGGGAAAGCTATGACCGGATCGTCGAGACGCTGAAACGGCTGGAGGACGATCAAACCCTTCTCATCCAATCGGGCAAGCCGGTCGGCGTGTTCCGCACCCATGCCGATGCGCCGCGCGTGCTGCTGGCCAATTCCAACCTCGTCCCCCATTGGGCGAACTGGGAGCATTTCCACGAGTTAGACGCCAAAGGACTGGCGATGTACGGCCAGATGACCGCCGGGTCATGGATCTATATCGGTAGCCAGGGCATCGTTCAGGGCACCTACGAAACTTTCGTCGAAATGGGCCGCCAGCACCATGGCGGCGATCTATCGGGCAAATGGCTGCTGACGGCGGGCTTGGGCGGCATGGGTGGCGCGCAGCCGCTGGCCAGCGTGATGGCCGGCGCATCCTGCCTTGCCATCGAATGCCAGCCATCGCGGATCGAAATGCGGCTGCGCACCGGCTATCTCGATCATGCCGCCAGTACGATCGACGAAGCGATGGCAATCATCGAACGCGCCTGCGCCGACAAGAAAGCCGTATCGGTCGGCCTGCTCGGCAATGCCGCCGAAATCCTGCCGGAGATGTATCGCCGTGGCATCCGCCCTGATCTGCTGACCGATCAGACATCGGCGCATGACCCGGTCAACGGCTATCTTCCCGCCGGCTGGTCGCTGGAACAATGGGCAACGATGCGCGAACGCGATCCCGCCGCCGTCACCGTCGCCGCCAAGCAATCCATGGCGGTCCATGTTCAGGCGATGCTGGATTTTCAAGCAGCGGGTGTACCGACCGTCGATTATGGCAACAATATCCGTCAGATGGCGCTGGAAACCGGTGTTGCCAACGCATTTGATTTCCCCGGTTTCGTGCCCGCTTATATCCGGCCCTTATTCTGCCGCGGAATCGGCCCGTTCCGCTGGGTGGCGCTATCCGGCGATCCCGAAGACATCGCCCGCACCGATGCCAAGGTGAAGGAACTGATCCCCGACAATCCCCACCTTCACAACTGGCTGGATATGGCGGCCGAACGGATCCAGTTTCAGGGCCTGCCCGCACGCATCTGCTGGGTCGGCCTTGGCGATCGCCACCGGCTGGGCATGGCCTTCAACGAAATGGTGGCGAGCGGCGAACTCAAGGCCCCGATCGTCATCGGCCGTGATCATCTCGACAGCGGATCGGTCGCCAGCCCCAATCGCGAGACGGAGGCGATGGCCGATGGATCGGATGCGGTGTCCGACTGGCCGTTGCTCAACGCCCTGCTGAACACCGCATCGGGCGCGACCTGGGTGTCGCTGCATCATGGCGGCGGCGTCGGCATGGGCTTTTCGCAGCATTCGGGCATGGTGATCGTCGCCGACGGCACCGAGACCGCCGCGCGCCGGCTGGAACGCGTGCTGTGGAACGACCCGGCGACAGGCGTGATGCGTCACGCCGACGCCGGCTACGCCATCGCCCGCGATTGCGCCCGCGAACAGGGACTGGATCTGCCCGGCATTCTGTAA